CTGCCAATGATGCGAGTTCTGCAAGCTCTAATAGCAGACCAGGCTATGTACTTGTGATTGGAGCCACGAATAGACCAGATGCCGTGGACCCTGCATTGAGGAGGCCTGGGCGATTTGATCGTGAAATTGCATTAGGAGTTCCTAATGAAGCTGCCCGGATTGAAATACTCTCCATGCTTACAAAGAATCTTAGAGTTGAAGGTGCTATAGATCTTCAGAAAATAGCTAGATTGACTCCAGGTTTTGCTGGAGCAGATTTGACAGCACTAGCTCACAAGGCTGGTAACCTTGCAATGAAGAGAATTGTAGACACGAGAAAGGATGAGCTGTCCATAGAAGAGAAGGACGAGGATCATAGCGAAGAATGGTTGAAGCGGCCGTGGTCAGATGATGAAATGGAGAATCTCTATATAACCATGGCTGATTTTGAGGTAACTTGTTCTCATTTAAATCACATACTGATGAAACAACGAATGCTTTGAAGCATTGGTATTTGCATAATCATTTTCCATGTGCAAATCCTGATTTCGTTTCTAGTCTCCTCTCTCCTTGTCATAATTTATACTAATATATTTTGATGCACTTGATCATTTCTTCAAGTTCTCACGCATGGCAGGAAGCTGCTAAAATGATCCAACCTTCTTCGAGAAGAGAAGGATTTTCTGACATACCGAATGTGAAGTGGGATGATGTTGGCGGCCTGCATTTGCTCAGAAAGGAGTTTGACCGTCATATAGTTAGACGTATAAAGTTTCCTGAAGCTTATGCGGTAAATTTGTTTTGTTTCGTAGGCCTACTTTATTCAGCTGCATAAATTGAGTCATGCGAGTGAAATCTGTTTCCTAATTATCTGTTATTTTAAGTAAATCATACTAGTCTATTGATTTGTAAAACTTTTCCTATTTGTAGGATTTTGGGGTGAACTTAGCAACTGGCTTTTTGCTTTACGGCCCTCCTGGTTGCGGAAAGACGTTGATCGCCAAGGCTGTGGCTAATGAAGCGGGAGCCAATTTTATACATATTAAGGTTCTTAAGTTAGtatatacataaatataaacGGGAGAAAAATACTGTTTTactaaaattttgtttttatcaAGGGTCCTGAACTCTTGAGTAAATATGTGGGTGAAACTGAGTTGGCAGTCCGCACAATATTCAGTCGAGCAAGGACATGTTCTCCATGCATAATTTTCTTCGATGAGGTACTCCCTTTctctttattttagtttttattaGACATATTAGTCCCAACATGTTTGATACTATAATTTTTCAACTACAATTTTCTACAATTTTTGTCTCTAATGAAAAACAGAATGTTAGCATTAGTAATTTTGTCAAAGTTACTAAATTTTGAATCTGAAACATGGTGTTATTTACTGTAAAAATTCCTTCGTACTGCATAAGCCAAAATGACCTCTCTTGTACATGAAGCCTTTTTTTTCATTGTTTCCTTCCTTTGCTAGATAGATcaactttttttaaatatatataaacttCACTTTGTCTCACCTTTCTGCTTATTGGCTTTGTCTCGGTATGCTTTGGTAATTTCTCATCTCTGACTCTCTACATACTTTTTTCCTTCAGGTGGATGCACTGACAACCAAGCGTGGTCAGCAAGGGGGATGGGTCGTTGAGCGACCCCTGAACCAGGTTAGCAAATAGTAGTGCTTAGTGCCAATTTTGTTTATTTCAAATATTCATCTAAAAACCAGGTTAGCAAATAGTAGTGCTTAGGGcaaattttgtttatttcaaATATTCATCTAAAACAGATAATTTCTTCCGTTGCAGCTGCTGATAGAACTGGATGGCTCAGAACAGAGAACGGGTGTTTATGTAATTGGTGCTACAAATAGGTACTGTATGGATTATCAAATTTCTTTCCTTCTACAGAATTGACCCCTTCTGCCCTTATTTGATTATTCTAATATTGCTTAGTTATTGGCAGGCCCGAAGTGATAGATGATGCAATGCTCCGACCAGGAAGGTTCGGAAAGCCTATGTATGTTCCCCTCCCTAGTCCAGACGAACGAGGAATGATCTTAAAAGCCCTTGCTCGGAATAAGCCAGTTGATGCCAATTTTGACCTCATGGCTCTAGCCAAGGACAGTGGATGTGACAAATTTAGTGGCGCTGATCTCTCTGCTCTGGTTAGCCcctttttccctttcttctacttattctgtcccacaaaattaatACCTGTGTTGCTGAAATTGATCCCTATTCATCCTAAACACAAGGAGTGTAATAGTTTGATGAGAGATAATTTTAACCGAGTGTGTTTTGCTTTAAACCAACATTAGATGGACGAAGCTGCTATGATTGCGCTAGAAGATAAACTATCATCAATGGATACAAGTAGTAGCACACAATGGACGATCAAAGACACACATATCATGAGCGCGTTGAAGAAAATCTCGCCGTCTGTGTCGGACGAGGTGCTTCTTGTCATTAACTAGTGGAGTATGACATTTCTTTCAAATTCTCACTTGTCATGTTCTTGCCTCATGGTCGCATATTTGTTTTTGGGTGCAGCAAATACAAGAATACAAGggttttttgaaaaaattcaaAGCTCAATGAGACTACAGTTTTGATCCTTCAATCCTTTGAAGGGGAGACTCTTTTTGCAGCAGCAGAGGATTGGTGTTATTTTTTTAGAGAATCATTTTTGCATTTATTTGGGAAAAAGATATATATTTATAGTAAGGTTAAGTTGATGATGAGCCCCGGAGTTTCGTAACGGGATTTTGGCGGAGTGTGGAGGTCGCCATGTTGCCGCCCTGGCCTGCGGCGGCAGGCAATCGTCCACGTATTCGGTTTCTTCGAGCTGTATGTGGCATAATTATGCTTTTTTATAAACAATTTTACTATGTCCATATGTTACTCTTTCGGCTTCATTTCATTGGGCACACTTACAATGACAGTGTGCATATTTCTGTTCCAATAGTGTGAAACGCAACAGAGTTTTATGTGAAATGTTTTGTTTTCTGGTTTTGTTATGAAAAAGATCCTCATAAGCTCATGCTCTGTCTTTCTTAAAAATAGTTTTCTTTTGCcatttcattttagtttgtttcACGAAAAGATCCTCATAAGCTCAATATGTGTTTATAAACGAACAATAAAAGGTTTAAAGCATTGTGAAGGAAGATGTTGATAATTACATGGATATTTTTCAAAGACCACCACTTGAAACACTAATAAATGAAGACAATCAATATGTATGATCTCTATCTCTGCATCAGTTGAAGCTGCTGTGCTACCTTGGAGTCGAGCCTATGTCCCGGATTCTGCTGCATGGCCCCCCCCCGAAGTGTGGGGAGACGTCTTTGGCCCTAGCCGTTGCCAGTGAGGCCAGAGTGTCATTGTTCGAAGTCGTGGTTTGCTCGATTGTTGTGTGGAGATTTAGGTAGCAGATTTGGTAGCTCTAGCAAAAAAGGCTGGTATGCTTGGTATACATAGTAGCAGGAGAAATGTGATCAATAAGACGAAAACAAAGTATTCAATAAATAGGAATGATTGGAGGTGTCATTCCATTCTTCATCATTACAACCCACAGCCTTTTAGATAAAAACATGCACACAAGTGTGAGCTAAAGTGATCATACTAATATTGTGTTGAATTATATCCCTAAAGCGTCCGTCGTTTAGGAACTAAAAATATCCATCCCAAAATGTGCTCGAAACCCTTACCATAAGAAATTACtaatattgaaaatttgaattcaaataatAGATGAAATTGAAGTAGAATGGTTGTGTTGTGTGGAATTAAGGTTTCAACTCCGAAATGAGTGGGCGATTGATTCGTTTGTGTGCTAGACAAATCTGCAGATGAAGATGAATTATAGTTATGGTATAATTATATACTTGTATAagtttttattactattttttataatttaactaTACACAAGTTTACTTACCTGTTCATCCCAGTCAGTCATGCAAGTCATGACGACAAGTATAACGGTTTGGACAGTCGACCCGATTATCATCCCAATCCAAACACCCTATCAAACAAACATTAGTCACATTTTATTGTCAAATAATTATAATCATAACTAACTAGCAATTAGCAATAGAATTCTCACTTGAACTTGCAAATTTAGGCTAAAACCAAGTATAACTGCCAAAGGTATTCCTATCAAATAGTAGGATGCAAGGTTGACATATGTGACCGTGGCTTGTCGCCCTGCCCCCGCTGCCACGCCTGAAAGTATAGGCTGAACGCCGTTGAGAAGCAAGCTATACCCAAGAAGAGGCGACAAACGAGCTACCTCACCCGCCACTTCCTTGCTTGTGGTGAACGCGTAAGCTAGCTCACCCCTCAAGACGATAAACACCACAAACACCACAAGCGCAATGGAGAATGAGGTAACTAGTATCATCAGAATGGAAAACTTTGCAGCTCCCGCATTTCCCCTCCCCAGCTCATTGGCCACGCGAACGCTGGAGTGCGACCGAACATTAAATAACTCAACAATCTTGCCAAACCTAACACCATGTCTATATGTAATATGTATACCTTGCAGTTGCCATGAAACCTGTGGATATCATTTGAGCCCATCCACTCATGTTGAGGCTGAAACATtgacaca
This sequence is a window from Salvia splendens isolate huo1 chromosome 5, SspV2, whole genome shotgun sequence. Protein-coding genes within it:
- the LOC121805452 gene encoding cell division control protein 48 homolog C-like; protein product: MGRRRGGGGGGGGGSYVKLHSNNDRILRRHIESAGKSYSTVDELVDHLRSSYPHYSRHKLRPFTKQVERVIAVYGKSNADIDQSKEDGDTPIVIKRRKIDDKEEKLQQIEAEHLRRRSGDTIDGCSSSSLASSDTSGGGGSSDEEASTSSEDAVYGEKVEPEFDLMKSMLREGLRRKSEKLGVRRAVNKESVEVEVVDNKGVKELNLMNEESKLGHEVNRNDGKNVNKNQSNENVIIGPMFKDLGGISEVIEELKMEVIVPLYHPQLAHHLGVKPMGGILLHGPPGCGKTKLAHAIANETGVPFYKIGATELVSGVSGESEGNIRELFRKAYRTAPSIVFIDEIDAIASKRDNSQREMEKRIVTQLLTSMDELHVPVEPAANDASSASSNSRPGYVLVIGATNRPDAVDPALRRPGRFDREIALGVPNEAARIEILSMLTKNLRVEGAIDLQKIARLTPGFAGADLTALAHKAGNLAMKRIVDTRKDELSIEEKDEDHSEEWLKRPWSDDEMENLYITMADFEEAAKMIQPSSRREGFSDIPNVKWDDVGGLHLLRKEFDRHIVRRIKFPEAYADFGVNLATGFLLYGPPGCGKTLIAKAVANEAGANFIHIKGPELLSKYVGETELAVRTIFSRARTCSPCIIFFDEVDALTTKRGQQGGWVVERPLNQLLIELDGSEQRTGVYVIGATNRPEVIDDAMLRPGRFGKPMYVPLPSPDERGMILKALARNKPVDANFDLMALAKDSGCDKFSGADLSALMDEAAMIALEDKLSSMDTSSSTQWTIKDTHIMSALKKISPSVSDEQIQEYKGFLKKFKAQ